Proteins from one Corynebacterium testudinoris genomic window:
- the dapB gene encoding 4-hydroxy-tetrahydrodipicolinate reductase produces MTVKVGVLGAHGRVGSAVCDGVNAAEDLELVATVDQGDDLQVLVDNGAEVVVDFTTPGAVMGNLEFCISHGINAVVGTTGFDADRLEQVRAWCAQEGAGNVLIAPNFAISAVLAMNFAAQAARFFDSAEVVEYHHPNKLDAPSGTAIHTAQGIAAARKDAGLGPIPDATDQPLEGARGADVDGVRVHGVRMTGMVAHEDIIFGAQGQTLTIRQDSYDRTSFVPGVLVGVREVASHAGLTVGLDSYLGL; encoded by the coding sequence ATGACGGTCAAGGTCGGAGTACTGGGGGCGCACGGGCGAGTGGGCTCGGCGGTGTGTGATGGGGTGAATGCGGCGGAGGATTTGGAGCTCGTCGCCACTGTTGATCAGGGCGATGACCTGCAGGTGTTGGTGGACAATGGCGCGGAGGTGGTCGTGGATTTCACCACTCCTGGTGCGGTGATGGGCAACCTTGAGTTTTGCATTTCTCACGGCATCAATGCGGTGGTGGGCACGACGGGTTTTGACGCGGACCGTCTGGAGCAGGTCCGGGCGTGGTGTGCGCAGGAGGGGGCAGGCAACGTCCTCATCGCCCCGAATTTCGCTATCTCAGCCGTGCTGGCGATGAACTTTGCCGCGCAGGCCGCGCGCTTCTTCGATTCCGCTGAGGTCGTTGAGTACCACCATCCCAACAAGCTTGATGCCCCTTCCGGCACGGCTATTCATACGGCGCAGGGGATTGCCGCTGCGCGTAAGGACGCGGGGTTGGGGCCTATTCCTGATGCGACGGATCAGCCGCTGGAGGGTGCCCGCGGCGCGGACGTGGACGGAGTGCGGGTGCACGGCGTCCGGATGACCGGCATGGTCGCCCACGAGGACATCATCTTCGGTGCCCAGGGACAGACGCTGACCATCCGCCAGGATTCCTATGACCGGACGTCCTTTGTTCCCGGGGTGCTGGTCGGCGTGCGGGAGGTTGCCTCCCATGCGGGTTTGACCGTTGGACTCGATTCCTACCTGGGGCTCTAA
- a CDS encoding VOC family protein — protein MRINITSIYVDDQSAALSFYRDVLGFHVLHDVPVGDSSARWLTLVSPTQPDGPELLLEPMGHPAAKTFTEAIYADGIPFTQFAVKNVRAEYQRLTSLGVEFTMEPTEVGTETIAGFDDTCGHYIQLIQEH, from the coding sequence ATGCGCATCAACATCACCAGCATCTACGTCGACGACCAGTCCGCCGCCCTCAGCTTTTACCGAGACGTCCTCGGTTTCCATGTGCTTCACGACGTCCCCGTCGGCGACAGCTCTGCACGGTGGCTCACCCTCGTCTCCCCCACGCAACCCGACGGCCCCGAACTTCTTTTGGAACCCATGGGGCACCCCGCCGCCAAGACCTTCACCGAGGCCATCTACGCCGACGGCATCCCCTTCACCCAATTCGCGGTAAAAAATGTTCGCGCAGAGTATCAGCGTCTGACGTCTCTAGGCGTAGAATTCACCATGGAGCCGACCGAGGTGGGCACCGAAACCATCGCGGGGTTCGATGACACCTGCGGCCACTACATCCAGCTGATCCAGGAGCACTAG
- a CDS encoding AMIN-like domain-containing (lipo)protein, whose translation MMLPKRLTSLATVAALSLVLAACSDNTGDTGMPPVAMEQPSVESLPAITTELGPIPVGQTNRADRWRDPSPNSELMVTGVSLEDHADYEALIFQLSGQGVPGWFTYSTAEPTEQATGNPLEYQGNWALQVLIIGTPYPTGTERDAEMLAHGVYPGGSVVRSVDFVGVVEAQSQFIIGLDEDTKYHITYDRESNQVIVEFLKEDQQ comes from the coding sequence ATGATGTTACCTAAGCGCCTCACGTCCCTGGCCACCGTCGCCGCGCTTTCGCTAGTCCTGGCCGCGTGTAGTGACAACACCGGTGACACCGGTATGCCGCCTGTGGCGATGGAACAACCAAGCGTCGAGTCCCTCCCGGCCATCACTACGGAACTAGGTCCCATTCCCGTGGGCCAAACCAACCGCGCTGACCGGTGGCGCGATCCCTCCCCCAACTCCGAACTGATGGTCACCGGAGTCAGCCTGGAAGATCACGCCGACTACGAGGCGCTCATCTTCCAACTCTCCGGACAAGGCGTCCCCGGCTGGTTCACCTACTCCACGGCAGAGCCGACCGAGCAGGCGACCGGCAATCCACTCGAATACCAGGGCAATTGGGCACTTCAGGTTTTGATCATCGGCACCCCCTACCCCACCGGTACGGAGCGCGACGCAGAAATGCTGGCTCATGGGGTCTACCCCGGTGGCAGCGTCGTCCGGAGCGTCGACTTCGTCGGCGTCGTGGAAGCACAATCCCAATTCATCATCGGGCTCGATGAGGATACGAAGTACCACATCACGTATGACCGGGAATCTAACCAAGTCATCGTGGAGTTTCTCAAAGAAGACCAGCAGTAG
- a CDS encoding polyribonucleotide nucleotidyltransferase, with product MANVEINVDEEFGVTEAVATIDNGDFGTRTIRFETGQLARQAGGSVTTYLDDDNMLLATTTASNQPREGFDFFPLTVDVEERMYAAGRIPGSFFRREGRPSTDAILACRLIDRPLRPTFVKGLRNEVQVVITVMSQVPEDYYDVVAINGASAATQLSGLPVSGPVGGVRMALIADDKHPQGQWVAFPNQEQRERCVFEMVVAGRMVTRKKGNKKFNDVAIMMVEAGAGNNVFELVKNGAPAPTESTVSEGLEAAKPFIEILCKAQAGLAKETAKATREFPLFPPYTDDVYALVEKKASRKLGQIMTIKAKHEREDAANDYMVEVEEQLISNFGDDPNAVKEIRAAFNAVMKNIVRTKILTEGFRIDGRGVAAIRDLGIEVELIPRAHGSSLFERGETQILGVTTLDMLKMEQQIDSLSPEKAKRYIHHYNFPPYSTGETGRVGSPKRREIGHGALAERALLPVIPSREDFPYTIRQVSEALGSNGSTSMGSVCASTLSMYNAGVPLLAPVAGIAMGLVSGEVDGDTKYVALTDILGAEDAFGDMDFKVAGTSEFITALQLDTKLDGIPSQVLSDALEQAKDARTAILETMAEVIDGPDEMSPLAPKITSVKVPVSKIGELIGPKGKTINAITEETGADVSIEDDGTVYISATTGEAADAAIERVNSIANPQLPKVGERFLGTVVKTVPFGAFVSLTPGRDGLVHISKLGGDTRVEKVEDVVNVGDKLQVEIVDIDNRGKISLAPVEDN from the coding sequence ATGGCAAACGTTGAAATCAACGTTGACGAGGAATTCGGCGTGACCGAGGCGGTCGCGACCATTGATAACGGGGACTTCGGTACCCGCACCATCCGCTTCGAAACTGGCCAGCTCGCGCGCCAGGCCGGCGGATCCGTCACCACCTACCTGGATGATGACAACATGCTGCTGGCCACCACCACAGCATCCAACCAGCCCCGCGAGGGCTTTGACTTCTTCCCGCTCACCGTGGATGTTGAGGAGCGGATGTACGCCGCCGGTCGCATCCCCGGTTCCTTCTTCCGCCGCGAAGGTCGCCCGTCGACCGACGCGATCCTGGCATGTCGTCTCATCGACCGCCCGCTGCGCCCGACCTTTGTGAAGGGTCTGCGCAACGAGGTACAGGTCGTTATTACCGTCATGTCTCAGGTGCCGGAGGATTACTACGACGTCGTCGCCATCAACGGCGCTTCCGCTGCCACCCAGCTCTCAGGCCTGCCGGTATCCGGCCCCGTCGGCGGCGTGCGCATGGCGCTGATCGCCGATGATAAGCACCCGCAGGGCCAGTGGGTCGCCTTCCCGAACCAGGAGCAGCGCGAGCGTTGCGTGTTCGAGATGGTCGTCGCTGGCCGCATGGTGACCCGCAAGAAGGGCAACAAGAAGTTCAACGACGTCGCGATCATGATGGTTGAAGCCGGCGCTGGTAACAACGTCTTCGAACTGGTCAAGAACGGTGCTCCGGCGCCGACCGAATCCACCGTGTCCGAAGGCCTCGAGGCTGCTAAGCCGTTCATCGAGATCCTGTGCAAGGCCCAAGCTGGCCTGGCCAAGGAAACCGCCAAGGCCACCCGCGAGTTCCCCCTCTTCCCGCCGTACACCGATGACGTGTACGCCCTGGTGGAGAAGAAGGCCTCCCGCAAGCTCGGTCAGATCATGACCATCAAGGCCAAGCACGAGCGCGAAGACGCCGCCAACGACTACATGGTCGAGGTGGAAGAACAGCTCATCAGCAACTTCGGCGATGACCCGAACGCGGTCAAGGAAATCCGCGCCGCATTCAACGCCGTGATGAAGAACATCGTCCGCACGAAGATCCTCACCGAGGGCTTCCGCATCGACGGCCGCGGCGTCGCCGCCATCCGTGACCTCGGCATCGAGGTTGAACTCATCCCGCGCGCCCACGGCTCCTCGCTGTTCGAGCGCGGCGAGACCCAGATCCTCGGCGTAACCACCTTGGACATGCTCAAGATGGAGCAGCAGATCGATTCGCTGTCCCCGGAGAAGGCCAAGCGCTACATCCATCACTACAACTTCCCGCCGTACTCCACCGGCGAGACCGGCCGCGTCGGATCCCCGAAGCGCCGCGAAATCGGCCACGGTGCCCTCGCTGAGCGCGCCCTCCTGCCGGTGATCCCGTCGCGCGAGGACTTCCCCTACACCATCCGCCAGGTCTCTGAGGCGCTCGGTTCCAACGGTTCTACCTCCATGGGCTCCGTCTGTGCCTCGACGTTGTCGATGTACAACGCCGGTGTGCCGCTCCTGGCTCCCGTCGCTGGCATCGCCATGGGCCTTGTCTCCGGCGAGGTCGACGGCGACACCAAGTACGTCGCGTTGACCGACATCCTCGGCGCCGAGGACGCGTTCGGCGACATGGACTTCAAGGTCGCTGGCACCTCCGAGTTCATCACCGCCCTGCAGCTGGACACCAAGCTCGACGGCATCCCGTCGCAGGTGCTGTCCGACGCCCTCGAGCAGGCCAAGGATGCGCGTACCGCGATCCTGGAGACGATGGCTGAGGTCATCGACGGCCCCGACGAGATGTCGCCGCTGGCCCCGAAGATCACCTCCGTCAAGGTCCCCGTGTCCAAGATCGGTGAGCTCATCGGCCCGAAGGGCAAGACCATCAACGCCATCACCGAAGAGACCGGCGCTGATGTCTCCATCGAGGACGACGGCACCGTCTACATCTCCGCCACCACCGGCGAAGCTGCCGATGCCGCCATTGAGCGCGTCAACTCCATCGCTAACCCGCAGCTGCCCAAGGTCGGCGAGCGTTTCCTTGGCACCGTGGTCAAGACCGTTCCGTTCGGTGCGTTCGTTTCCCTGACCCCGGGCCGTGACGGTCTGGTTCACATCTCGAAGCTGGGTGGCGACACCCGCGTGGAGAAGGTCGAAGACGTGGTCAACGTCGGCGACAAGCTCCAGGTCGAGATCGTTGACATCGACAACCGCGGCAAGATCTCCCTCGCTCCGGTCGAGGACAACTAG
- a CDS encoding CPBP family intramembrane glutamic endopeptidase yields MSMLVLWALPTIVWLAVRRLSAEARQLCGMVVPAPRWWAVAAGVGALSLLIGAGIVSLLPDAAVAHSSTRIIGVASALSVAAAAIGEEIFFRGLLQGALARWRGPRFALWGQAVFFLLPHLALLLIDARLWPLLPAQFLMGVLLGVLRERSGSLWPAALAHVITNVGTGLLIAA; encoded by the coding sequence ATGTCAATGTTGGTGTTGTGGGCGTTGCCCACCATCGTCTGGCTGGCGGTGCGGCGCTTGTCTGCCGAGGCGCGCCAGCTGTGCGGAATGGTCGTTCCAGCACCCCGGTGGTGGGCCGTTGCCGCAGGAGTTGGAGCGCTCTCGCTCCTCATTGGCGCGGGCATCGTGTCGTTGCTTCCCGACGCCGCCGTCGCCCACTCCTCCACCCGCATCATCGGCGTCGCCAGCGCCCTCTCGGTCGCCGCAGCCGCCATCGGTGAGGAAATATTCTTCCGCGGCCTCCTCCAAGGGGCCCTCGCCCGCTGGCGCGGTCCGAGGTTCGCATTGTGGGGGCAGGCGGTCTTCTTCCTCCTCCCTCACCTCGCCCTTTTGCTTATCGACGCCCGCTTGTGGCCGCTCTTGCCCGCACAGTTCCTCATGGGCGTCCTACTTGGCGTGTTGCGGGAAAGGTCTGGCTCCTTGTGGCCGGCCGCACTCGCCCACGTCATCACCAACGTGGGCACCGGCTTACTCATCGCGGCGTGA
- the rpsO gene encoding 30S ribosomal protein S15, which produces MALTSAQKSEILKEYGLHETDTGSPEAQVAMLTKRINDLTEHLKFHKHDHHSRRGLLLLVGRRRGLLKYLAANNIDRYRDLIARLGLRR; this is translated from the coding sequence ATGGCACTGACTTCTGCACAGAAGAGCGAAATCCTCAAGGAGTACGGCCTCCACGAGACCGACACCGGTTCCCCCGAGGCACAGGTGGCAATGCTCACCAAGCGTATCAACGACCTGACCGAGCACCTGAAGTTCCACAAGCACGATCACCACTCCCGTCGTGGTCTGCTGCTGCTCGTCGGCCGTCGCCGTGGCCTGCTGAAGTACCTGGCAGCCAACAACATCGACCGCTACCGTGACCTGATCGCCCGTCTGGGCCTGCGTCGCTAA
- a CDS encoding DEAD/DEAH box helicase, with protein sequence MLTLNTDQLSPGVTVEVRDEEWLVTHVSRAKDGFKLRVRGLSEYVRDTTATFYTALDRVTVFDPTQVTVVPDHSPGFRHSRLWIESTLRQTPLPLYQRELSVATRMLADPLDYQLTAVRRALSDDKSRPRVLLADAVGLGKTLEIGMILAELIRRGRGERILVVTPKSVMEQFQQELWTRFAIPLVRLDSTGIQQVRQSLPASRNPFTYFPRVIVSLDTLKSPKYRAQLEKVTWDAVVIDEIHNATNVGTQNNELARTLAPTTESLILASATPHNGDPNSFKEILRLLDPLSVLPDGSIDPDAAQRLIIRRHRHSPEVAQVVGAKWATRQEPLNIPVDASPEENAVARELHHTWTNPGSHAPSGDRLFPWTLVKAYLSSPAALAETVRGRLSRIADGPSPERTALEHLTDLAARITPENSAKYAALVNYLASIGISKKSPTRAVIFSERVATLHWLQDNLSRHMSMPKGAVKVMHGGLSDTEQMALIDEFKREDTPLRILVTGDVASEGVNLHSQCHHLVHYDIPWSLIRIQQRNGRIDRYGQTEHPQITTLLLDPADENAVGELHVLTRLMEREHEAHEMLGDASSLMGKHSVNGEEDVIREVLQGLRDFDQAVATPAEVLSGAHARQATTGDDPLSTSLDVDAMLAMWGMGPVDAVDDLTPASTASSPLDTEQAPHRDSTYSREIDYLRDALNEAFHDVPSASITRNGVGFIEHPNHVAELTPPDDLCRRLDYLPQDYVSYRKVKDTFLLATTVDRGKEQLKAAREGDSQKSWPKAHFLGPLHPVSDWASDRALSSMARREVPAVTGRVDAPTVLLIGTLTNSRGQVVTRAFLTATEGPFGPTPPEGIPRTTVETIPDLVSWLEGIDFGARAISTGAWTLPAGLDDLFGAAATEATSHMDLIRQSAHDRAVERTEQWMDRYSAWSATAAHTPASSRVVSRTVPLIDQERALLQSLTPERTLIRPLLVIVPASAQEG encoded by the coding sequence ATGCTCACCTTGAACACCGATCAGCTATCTCCCGGCGTGACCGTCGAGGTCCGGGACGAGGAGTGGCTGGTCACCCACGTCAGCCGTGCCAAGGACGGCTTCAAACTCCGGGTTCGGGGTTTGTCGGAATACGTCCGGGACACCACCGCCACCTTCTATACCGCTTTAGATCGGGTGACGGTGTTCGATCCGACACAGGTGACCGTGGTTCCTGATCATTCCCCGGGCTTCCGGCATTCCCGCCTGTGGATCGAGTCGACCCTCCGGCAGACTCCCCTGCCCCTGTATCAGCGCGAACTGTCGGTGGCGACCCGGATGCTTGCGGACCCTTTGGATTACCAGTTAACGGCGGTGCGCCGGGCGCTCTCCGATGACAAATCCCGGCCCAGGGTTCTCCTGGCCGATGCCGTCGGTCTGGGCAAGACTCTGGAGATCGGCATGATCCTCGCGGAGCTCATCCGTCGCGGTCGCGGGGAACGCATCCTCGTGGTCACTCCCAAGAGCGTGATGGAGCAGTTTCAGCAGGAACTGTGGACTCGGTTCGCCATCCCGCTGGTGCGCCTGGATTCCACGGGCATCCAGCAGGTTCGTCAGAGTCTGCCGGCTTCCCGAAATCCATTCACATATTTCCCTCGGGTCATTGTGTCCTTGGACACGCTGAAGTCCCCGAAGTACCGGGCCCAGCTGGAGAAGGTCACGTGGGATGCGGTGGTCATCGATGAGATCCACAACGCCACCAATGTGGGCACCCAGAACAATGAGCTGGCGCGGACACTCGCACCGACGACCGAGTCCTTGATCTTGGCCTCGGCCACCCCACACAACGGTGACCCGAACTCTTTTAAGGAGATTCTGCGTCTGCTGGATCCCCTGTCCGTGCTTCCCGATGGTTCCATCGACCCGGACGCCGCCCAGCGCCTGATTATCCGCCGACACCGCCACTCCCCGGAAGTGGCTCAGGTGGTGGGAGCCAAGTGGGCCACCCGCCAGGAGCCGCTGAACATCCCGGTGGATGCGTCCCCCGAGGAGAATGCGGTCGCCCGGGAGCTCCATCACACGTGGACCAACCCAGGGTCTCACGCCCCATCAGGAGACCGACTCTTCCCGTGGACTCTGGTCAAGGCCTACCTATCCTCGCCTGCCGCCCTCGCCGAGACCGTGCGGGGTCGGCTGTCCCGCATTGCCGACGGCCCGTCGCCGGAGCGCACCGCCCTGGAGCACCTGACCGACCTGGCGGCGCGCATCACCCCGGAGAATTCGGCGAAGTACGCCGCGCTTGTCAACTACCTTGCGTCGATAGGCATTTCCAAGAAGTCCCCGACCCGGGCGGTCATTTTCTCAGAGCGGGTGGCCACCTTGCACTGGTTGCAGGACAACCTCTCCCGGCACATGTCCATGCCGAAGGGGGCGGTGAAAGTGATGCACGGCGGGCTGTCTGACACCGAGCAGATGGCGCTCATCGACGAATTCAAGCGGGAGGACACCCCACTGCGGATCCTCGTCACCGGCGATGTCGCGTCCGAGGGTGTGAACCTACATTCGCAGTGCCATCACCTGGTCCATTACGACATCCCGTGGTCGTTGATCCGGATCCAGCAGCGTAACGGCCGGATTGACCGTTACGGGCAGACGGAACATCCGCAGATCACCACTCTTCTGCTCGATCCTGCGGATGAGAACGCGGTTGGCGAGCTGCACGTGCTCACCCGTCTCATGGAGCGGGAGCACGAGGCCCACGAGATGCTCGGCGATGCGTCGTCGTTGATGGGCAAGCACAGCGTCAACGGTGAGGAGGATGTCATCAGGGAGGTGCTGCAGGGTCTGCGAGATTTCGATCAGGCGGTGGCCACCCCGGCTGAGGTCCTCAGTGGTGCGCACGCACGTCAGGCAACCACCGGCGACGATCCGCTCTCCACCAGCCTGGACGTCGATGCCATGCTGGCGATGTGGGGCATGGGGCCGGTAGACGCAGTGGACGATCTCACCCCCGCATCCACCGCTTCCTCTCCGCTCGACACCGAGCAGGCCCCGCACCGTGACAGCACGTATTCCCGGGAGATCGACTATCTGCGCGATGCACTCAACGAGGCCTTCCATGATGTTCCCTCGGCGTCGATTACCCGCAATGGCGTCGGTTTCATCGAGCACCCTAACCACGTCGCGGAGCTGACTCCCCCAGACGATCTGTGCCGCCGGCTGGATTACCTTCCCCAGGACTACGTGTCGTACCGCAAGGTCAAAGACACGTTTCTGCTTGCCACCACCGTGGACCGGGGAAAGGAGCAACTCAAGGCCGCCCGAGAAGGAGACTCCCAGAAGTCCTGGCCGAAGGCCCATTTCCTGGGCCCGCTGCATCCCGTGTCGGACTGGGCATCTGACCGGGCCTTGTCCTCGATGGCCAGACGCGAGGTCCCGGCAGTAACCGGCAGGGTGGACGCGCCCACGGTCCTGCTCATCGGCACGCTGACGAATTCCCGCGGCCAGGTGGTCACGCGCGCTTTTCTCACGGCGACGGAAGGCCCGTTCGGGCCGACCCCACCCGAGGGCATCCCCCGTACCACGGTGGAGACAATCCCCGATCTCGTGTCCTGGTTGGAGGGCATTGATTTCGGCGCCAGGGCGATCAGCACCGGGGCATGGACTCTTCCCGCAGGGCTCGACGACCTATTCGGGGCCGCCGCCACCGAGGCGACCAGCCACATGGACCTCATCCGCCAGTCGGCCCATGATCGGGCCGTGGAGCGTACCGAGCAGTGGATGGACCGGTACTCTGCCTGGTCTGCCACTGCCGCCCATACCCCCGCTTCGTCGCGGGTGGTCTCGCGGACTGTGCCGCTGATCGATCAAGAACGGGCCTTGTTGCAGTCGCTCACCCCCGAACGCACCCTCATCCGGCCATTATTGGTCATCGTCCCCGCATCCGCGCAGGAAGGTTAG